A genomic window from Oceanobacillus timonensis includes:
- a CDS encoding helix-turn-helix transcriptional regulator produces MPVKNNIKEIRKQRGIKQLQLAEELQVTRQTMTAIENNKYNPSLELALKIVKYFELPIDDIFILEEEKS; encoded by the coding sequence ATGCCTGTAAAAAACAACATTAAGGAAATCAGAAAACAAAGGGGCATAAAGCAATTACAATTAGCAGAAGAATTGCAAGTGACACGGCAAACGATGACAGCGATTGAAAATAATAAATACAATCCAAGTTTAGAACTTGCCCTTAAAATAGTTAAATACTTTGAACTTCCGATTGACGACATTTTTATCTTAGAGGAG